A genomic segment from Chitinophaga flava encodes:
- a CDS encoding TldD/PmbA family protein: MAILKKEEAKALLQKVLAYSKADECEVALRGEEGGNIRYARNAVSTAGDIDNVTLSVTSSFGKRSGTATINEFDDAALERVVKRAEELARLAPENPEYMPLRGPADFKDAKTYVETTAAMTPDTRAEAVAQSIQVAKEASLEAAGFIENTTSFSAIMNSKGLFAYDRDTNVVFTITTRNNAGTGSGFAARGYNDISKLDTLAATKIAAAKASKSAGARAIEPGKYTVILEPVAATYMLENMFRGLDARNADEGRSFMSKPGGGNRIGEQLMDEKVTLYSDPFHPDLPANTWSRDGFPLEKTTWVDKGVVKNLTYSQYWAKNKGVQPVPQPSNIIMEGGTASLEDLIKSTEKGILISRLWYIRLVDAQTLLLTGLTRDGTFYIENGEIKYPVKNFRFNESPVIMLNNVEALGKTERSISIESYRSYLIPPMKIRDFTFTSLSDAI; encoded by the coding sequence ATGGCTATATTAAAAAAAGAAGAAGCAAAAGCATTACTGCAGAAAGTGCTCGCATACTCCAAAGCAGATGAATGCGAAGTGGCCCTCCGCGGAGAAGAAGGCGGCAACATCCGCTATGCGCGCAATGCCGTATCTACAGCCGGAGATATCGATAATGTCACACTCTCTGTCACCTCTTCCTTTGGCAAACGCTCCGGTACCGCCACCATCAACGAGTTTGATGATGCTGCATTGGAAAGAGTCGTGAAACGCGCCGAAGAGCTGGCCCGTCTGGCCCCGGAAAACCCGGAGTACATGCCGCTCCGTGGCCCTGCCGATTTTAAGGACGCCAAAACATATGTGGAAACTACAGCCGCCATGACGCCCGATACCCGTGCAGAGGCCGTAGCCCAAAGTATACAGGTAGCTAAAGAAGCAAGCCTTGAAGCCGCAGGCTTCATCGAAAACACCACCAGCTTCAGCGCTATCATGAATTCCAAAGGTCTGTTTGCTTATGATAGAGATACCAATGTAGTGTTTACCATTACTACCCGCAACAATGCCGGAACTGGTTCCGGCTTTGCTGCGCGGGGGTACAACGATATCAGCAAACTGGACACACTTGCCGCTACAAAAATCGCTGCCGCCAAAGCGAGCAAATCAGCCGGCGCCAGAGCGATAGAGCCAGGCAAGTATACCGTGATACTGGAACCGGTAGCTGCTACTTACATGCTCGAAAACATGTTCCGTGGCCTCGACGCCCGTAATGCAGATGAAGGCCGTAGTTTCATGAGCAAACCCGGTGGTGGTAACCGCATCGGTGAACAGCTCATGGACGAAAAAGTAACACTCTACTCCGATCCATTCCATCCCGATTTGCCTGCCAATACCTGGAGCCGCGATGGTTTCCCTCTCGAAAAAACAACCTGGGTAGACAAAGGAGTCGTGAAAAACCTGACCTATTCCCAGTATTGGGCTAAAAACAAAGGTGTGCAGCCTGTGCCGCAGCCCTCCAATATTATCATGGAAGGTGGCACCGCCTCACTGGAAGACCTGATCAAAAGCACAGAGAAAGGGATTCTCATTTCCCGTTTGTGGTATATCAGATTGGTGGATGCCCAAACACTGCTGCTGACCGGTCTTACCCGCGACGGAACTTTTTACATCGAAAACGGTGAAATCAAATATCCTGTTAAAAATTTCCGCTTCAACGAAAGTCCGGTCATCATGCTCAACAATGTGGAGGCGTTGGGTAAAACGGAAAGAAGCATCAGTATTGAATCCTACAGGAGTTATCTGATTCCGCCGATGAAGATCAGGGACTTTACTTTTACCTCCCTGTCAGACGCTATTTAG
- a CDS encoding TldD/PmbA family protein, which produces MKRKDFIQLSAMGLGALVLPNFSAFGKSVDPSQFLNDGIDVKLKKQLADVALNAARGKGATYADVRIGRYLNQFVVTREAKVQNIANAESFGVGIRVIANGCWGFAATNVVTKEAIAKAAERAVAVAKANSRVNADPVRLAPQKGYGEVAWKTPIQQNAFTVPVKDKVDLLLGVNNIAMKGGASFVNSAILAINEQKFFASTDGSYIDQDIHRLFPTFTVTKIDRASGKFETRKSLSSPVGMGYEYLTPTADNKVGGVVTRYKDRYDMLEDVKNATADVDQKLKAKSVEPGKYDLVLDPSHLWLTIHESVAHPTELDRVLGYEANYAGTSFLTLDKWKSRNFQFGSKLVNVVADKLQPGSLGAVGYDDEGVKCGQWDLIKDGVLVNYQAIRDQAHIIGLDHSQGCCYAQSWSDVQFQRMPNVSLQPGKEKLSVNDMIKNVEKGIYIIGDGSFSIDQQRYNFQFGGQTFYEIKNGQIVGMLKDVAYQANTQEFWNSCTAIADKSDYRLGGAFNDGKGQPGQSNAVSHGSSTTRFNGVNVINTARKI; this is translated from the coding sequence TTGAAACGTAAAGACTTTATCCAGCTTTCCGCGATGGGACTGGGTGCGCTCGTCCTGCCGAACTTTTCTGCTTTCGGCAAATCCGTTGATCCATCTCAGTTTCTCAATGATGGCATCGATGTAAAATTGAAGAAACAACTGGCAGATGTGGCTTTAAATGCCGCCCGTGGTAAAGGTGCTACCTATGCCGATGTGCGTATTGGCCGCTATCTCAACCAGTTTGTAGTCACCCGCGAGGCTAAAGTGCAGAACATTGCCAATGCGGAATCATTTGGTGTGGGCATTCGTGTCATCGCCAATGGCTGCTGGGGCTTTGCTGCCACCAACGTAGTCACTAAAGAAGCGATCGCCAAAGCAGCAGAAAGAGCGGTGGCCGTAGCTAAAGCCAATTCCAGGGTGAATGCAGACCCCGTAAGACTGGCGCCGCAGAAGGGTTATGGGGAAGTGGCCTGGAAAACACCTATCCAGCAAAATGCCTTTACCGTACCGGTAAAAGATAAGGTAGACCTGCTGTTGGGCGTCAACAACATCGCCATGAAAGGAGGTGCCAGTTTTGTCAACTCCGCTATCCTGGCTATCAACGAACAAAAGTTTTTTGCTTCCACCGACGGGTCTTATATAGATCAGGACATACATCGTCTTTTCCCGACTTTCACCGTTACTAAAATAGACCGCGCCAGCGGTAAATTTGAAACCCGCAAATCACTCAGCTCTCCTGTAGGGATGGGATATGAATATCTCACGCCTACGGCAGATAATAAGGTAGGCGGTGTGGTGACCCGTTATAAAGACCGCTACGATATGCTGGAAGACGTGAAAAACGCTACCGCAGACGTAGATCAGAAACTGAAAGCCAAATCAGTAGAACCCGGCAAATATGACCTGGTACTCGATCCTTCCCATCTCTGGCTTACCATTCACGAATCAGTAGCACACCCTACAGAACTGGACCGCGTACTGGGCTACGAAGCCAACTATGCCGGCACCAGCTTCCTCACACTCGACAAATGGAAATCACGCAACTTCCAGTTTGGCAGCAAACTGGTGAATGTAGTGGCCGACAAACTGCAGCCCGGTTCTCTCGGTGCCGTAGGATATGATGATGAAGGCGTAAAATGTGGCCAGTGGGACCTGATCAAAGACGGTGTGCTGGTCAATTACCAGGCTATCCGTGACCAGGCCCATATCATCGGCCTCGATCACTCACAGGGTTGCTGCTACGCGCAAAGCTGGTCCGATGTGCAGTTCCAGCGTATGCCCAACGTATCCCTGCAACCAGGAAAAGAAAAGCTGAGCGTAAATGATATGATCAAAAATGTAGAGAAAGGTATCTACATCATTGGTGATGGCTCTTTCTCTATTGATCAGCAACGTTATAACTTCCAGTTCGGCGGACAAACATTCTACGAAATAAAGAATGGACAGATTGTAGGCATGCTGAAAGATGTAGCCTACCAGGCTAATACACAGGAGTTCTGGAACAGCTGTACCGCTATCGCAGACAAGAGCGACTACCGCCTCGGTGGCGCCTTCAACGATGGTAAGGGCCAGCCCGGACAGTCCAACGCGGTATCGCATGGCAGTTCCACTACCCGCTTCAATGGTGTAAACGTTATTAACACAGCAAGAAAAATCTGA